One genomic region from Tripterygium wilfordii isolate XIE 37 chromosome 20, ASM1340144v1, whole genome shotgun sequence encodes:
- the LOC119987091 gene encoding cyclic dof factor 3-like translates to MLETKDPAIKLFGKEILVLAEFSTPEIFDFERSSTGTDSSEEEKAEKDSPAGKSAETMQQDDTFPENTESANPENMKESDVNPKTPSMDEESAKSETTMTEKEQSGTTNSEERTLKKPDKILPCPRCNSMDTKFCYYNNYNVNQPRHFCKACQRYWTAGGTMRNVPVGAGRRKNKNSASHYRHINISEALQAARMETPNGTHHPLLKSNGRVLSFGLDTPICSSMASVLTLSDKKVLNGTRNGFHGHGEQRNPGPCKGGENCDDCSSGSSVTVSTSMEEGGRNCLQGPPMQDVNGFSSPIPCLPWPYQCNSAVPPPAFCPPGYPISFYPAYWNCNYGGTWNIPLLSPQSSSSNQKGPSCSPNSPTLGKHSRDRNMDKSDDLEEEPCKQKNGCVLVPKTLRIDDPTEAAKSSIWATLGIKNGSINGGGLFKSFKSKGDEKNHISETARVLQANPAAFSRSINFQESS, encoded by the exons ATGCTGGAAACTAAAGACCCTGCTATCAAGCTTTTCGGAAAGGAAATCCTCGTTCTGGCGGAGTTCTCTACTCCGGAGATCTTCGACTTTGAACGGAGCTCTACTGGGACGGACTCTTCAGAGGAAGAGAAAGCAGAGAAG GATTCTCCAGCAGGAAAATCCGCAGAGACCATGCAACAAGATGATACTTTCCCTGAAAATACAGAATCGGCAAATCCAGAGAATATGAAAGAGAGTGATGTGAACCCGAAGACACCTTCTATGGATGAAGAATCTGCTAAATCAGAGACTACCATGACAGAGAAAGAACAGAGTGGGACAACGAACTCAGAAGAGAGAACTTTGAAGAAGCCGGACAAGATACTTCCATGCCCCCGCTGCAATAGCATGGATACAAAGTTCTGTTACTATAACAATTACAATGTCAACCAGCCCCGTCATTTCTGCAAAGCCTGTCAAAGATATTGGACGGCAGGGGGTACAATGAGAAATGTGCCTGTTGGAGCTGGACGTCGCAAGAACAAGAATTCTGCATCCCATTATCGTCACATAAACATCTCTGAGGCACTTCAGGCTGCTAGAATGGAAACTCCGAATGGCACTCACCATCCTTTATTGAAAAGCAATGGTAGAGTCCTTAGCTTTGGGTTAGACACGCCAATATGTAGTTCTATGGCTTCTGTATTAACTCTTTCGGATAAGAAAGTTTTGAATGGCACCCGAAATGGGTTTCACGGCCATGGGGAGCAAAGAAATCCAGGTCCTTGCAAAGGTGGAGAAAATTGTGATGACTGCTCTAGTGGATCTTCTGTCACAGTTTCTACTTCAATGGAGGAAGGGGGCAGAAATTGCTTACAAGGACCACCAATGCAAGATGTTAATGGATTCTCTTCTCCAATTCCTTGTCTTCCTTGGCCTTATCAATGTAACTCTGCAGTGCCCCCACCTGCTTTCTGCCCCCCAGGATATCCCATATCATTCTATCCTGCCTATTGGAATTGTAATTATGGAGGCACCTGGAACATCCCTTTGTTATCTCCGCAATCTTCCTCATCAAACCAAAAGGGTCCAAGCTGCAGTCCAAATTCTCCCACACTAGGGAAGCATTCAAGGGATAGGAACATGGATAAATCAGATGATCTTGAGGAAGAGCCTTGTAAACAAAAAAATGGATGTGTTTTGGTCCCCAAGACTCTAAGAATTGACGACCCAACTGAGGCTGCAAAAAGCTCCATATGGGCAACACTGGGAATCAAGAATGGATCAATCAATGGGGGAGGactattcaagtctttcaaatcaAAGGGTGATGAAAAGAATCATATATCTGAAACAGCTCGGGTATTGCAAGCAAATCCTGCCGCCTTCTCTAGATCCATCAATTTCCAGGAGAGCTCTTGA